A section of the Candidatus Nitrosotenuis cloacae genome encodes:
- a CDS encoding DNA-directed RNA polymerase subunit A' encodes MSVQTVKAIDGIKFSVWSPTEIRKYSVAEITAPETYDEDGMAVQGGLMDGRLGTLEPGQKCLTCGNTAARCPGHFGHIELAEPVLHIAFIDNIHKLLLATCRSCSRLKLPQEELDTYAQVHKKEAAYTIISQKRIPDEILDKAKKAKECPHCGKPQYDLIFTKPTIFIEKTEIGEHRLLPITIRERFTQIRDEDIRLLGYDSTTARPEWFILQVLPVPPVTVRPSIILETGIRSEDDLTHKMVDIIRVNQRLKESKDAGTPPLIVQDLVDLLQYHTTTYFDNEVSGIPQAHHRSGRPLKTLTQRLKGKEGRFRGSLSGKRVDFSSRTVISPDPNLDLGEVGVPETVAKKLTIPEIVTEWNIERMRELVINGPDKFPGVNYIVRPDGVKIRLDFVEDRSIIAQNLEVGYLVERHLADDDIVMFNRQPSLHQMSIMAHYVRVLPGKTFRLHPSVCPPYNADFDGDEMNLHVPQSEEARAEAILLMRVQDQLISPRYGGPIIGGLRDFITGSYLLTKDDTVLTPQEFANYAMLGGYDGPLPEPAAKSKDGPMFTGKQLFSLFLPTDFNFVITSKWSKGTKGQQKDVVIKNGQMISGVIDKASIGAEEPESVLHRIVKDYGNTIAKKFLNSVLIVAKQYITHYGFSYGYGDLELSDKVKSDIHAGIDETYNQVYDLISQAKKGTLRLTRGLSAEEALEAYIVNELSKARDKAGNTADQQLDKNNAARIMATTGARGSALNIGQMAGALGQQSLRGNRINKGYNNRALPHFREGDDNPDAHGFVKSNYRDGLSAIEFFFHAMGGREGLVDTAVRTQQSGYMQRRLINALEHIKLEYDGTVRDPHGHIIQFLYGEDGIDVSKSDHGEAFNINRLVESETIVDSGKKATKEESEELLKKFTKTFNPRLTSLVEEGISHSKLSRDGVDKVLKKALDLYNKAKAEPGQAVGIVTAQSIGEPGTQMTLRTFHFAGIRERNVTLGLPRLIELVDARKKPVTPTMDIYLEEKYKKSREKAIEVARNTLQTKVSALVESADTDYSSQITIELSPAALSQRGCTVEEVEAALASNKKFKFETSGHTLTLTLAETSDAPTVIAIRNKVLNAIVKGVPDITRVTVAQKDEEWVIQTTGSNLAKVLEIDGIDKRNVRTNNVFEIAATLGIEAARNALINELSTTLEDQGLEVDSRYIMLVADMMCSRGYLQQIGRHGIAGTKDSVLARAAFEITVPTIAEAALTGEVEELKGVTENVIVGSNIPVGSGTVDLFMQVSKN; translated from the coding sequence ATGTCAGTTCAAACAGTAAAAGCAATCGATGGAATCAAGTTCTCAGTCTGGTCTCCTACGGAAATCAGAAAGTACTCCGTTGCAGAGATCACAGCACCTGAAACATACGACGAAGACGGAATGGCAGTACAGGGTGGACTGATGGACGGACGCCTTGGAACACTCGAACCGGGACAAAAATGCCTCACATGCGGAAACACCGCGGCAAGATGCCCAGGACACTTTGGACACATCGAGCTTGCAGAGCCGGTACTGCACATCGCATTCATTGACAATATCCACAAACTATTACTTGCAACATGCCGCTCCTGCTCAAGACTAAAGCTCCCTCAAGAGGAGCTTGACACATATGCGCAGGTCCACAAAAAAGAGGCGGCGTACACCATCATCTCGCAAAAAAGAATCCCAGACGAGATACTGGACAAGGCAAAGAAGGCAAAAGAGTGCCCACACTGCGGCAAGCCACAGTACGACCTGATATTCACAAAGCCGACCATCTTTATAGAAAAGACCGAAATCGGCGAACACAGACTGCTCCCAATCACAATCAGAGAGAGATTCACACAAATCCGCGACGAGGACATACGACTTCTTGGATACGACTCTACCACCGCAAGACCGGAATGGTTCATCCTGCAGGTACTACCAGTACCGCCGGTAACGGTAAGACCGTCCATCATACTTGAGACAGGAATTCGCTCGGAGGACGACCTCACACACAAGATGGTAGACATCATCAGGGTAAACCAGAGACTAAAGGAGAGCAAGGACGCAGGAACACCACCGCTCATCGTGCAGGACCTAGTGGACCTATTACAATATCACACAACCACATACTTTGACAACGAGGTATCTGGAATACCGCAAGCTCACCACCGCTCTGGCAGGCCGCTAAAGACTCTGACACAGAGACTCAAGGGAAAGGAAGGACGATTCAGAGGATCACTCTCTGGAAAAAGAGTCGACTTTTCAAGCAGAACCGTAATCTCGCCTGATCCAAACTTGGACCTCGGAGAGGTAGGAGTGCCGGAGACTGTGGCAAAGAAGCTCACCATTCCTGAGATTGTCACTGAATGGAACATCGAGAGAATGCGAGAGCTGGTAATCAACGGCCCAGACAAGTTCCCAGGAGTCAACTACATTGTACGACCTGACGGAGTGAAAATAAGACTGGACTTTGTAGAGGACCGCTCCATAATCGCACAGAACCTCGAAGTGGGATATCTTGTAGAAAGACACCTAGCAGATGACGACATTGTAATGTTCAACAGACAGCCGTCACTTCACCAAATGTCAATCATGGCACATTATGTCCGGGTGCTTCCTGGCAAGACATTCAGACTACACCCGTCGGTATGCCCACCATACAACGCAGACTTTGATGGGGACGAAATGAACCTGCACGTACCGCAATCCGAGGAGGCAAGAGCGGAGGCAATCTTACTAATGAGAGTCCAGGACCAGCTTATCTCACCAAGATACGGCGGACCAATCATCGGAGGACTAAGAGACTTTATCACAGGATCATACCTGCTGACAAAGGACGACACCGTACTCACACCGCAAGAGTTTGCCAATTATGCGATGCTTGGAGGATACGACGGACCACTGCCGGAGCCTGCAGCAAAGAGCAAGGACGGACCAATGTTCACAGGAAAACAGCTATTCTCATTATTCCTACCAACAGACTTTAACTTTGTAATCACATCCAAGTGGTCCAAGGGAACAAAGGGACAGCAAAAAGACGTAGTAATCAAAAACGGCCAGATGATATCTGGAGTAATCGACAAGGCATCCATTGGAGCAGAAGAGCCGGAAAGCGTGCTGCACAGAATCGTAAAGGACTATGGCAACACAATCGCAAAGAAATTCCTAAACTCGGTACTCATCGTCGCAAAGCAGTACATCACGCACTATGGATTCAGCTACGGATACGGAGACCTTGAGCTGTCAGACAAGGTAAAGTCCGACATACACGCAGGAATCGACGAGACGTACAACCAGGTGTATGATCTGATTTCACAGGCAAAGAAGGGAACACTCAGACTGACAAGGGGACTTTCAGCAGAGGAGGCACTTGAGGCTTACATCGTAAACGAGTTATCAAAGGCAAGAGACAAGGCAGGAAACACCGCGGACCAGCAGCTGGACAAGAACAACGCAGCAAGAATCATGGCAACAACTGGCGCAAGAGGTTCCGCACTCAACATCGGCCAGATGGCAGGCGCCCTAGGCCAGCAGTCCCTGCGTGGAAATAGGATCAACAAGGGATACAACAACCGCGCACTGCCGCACTTTAGAGAAGGCGACGACAACCCAGATGCACACGGATTTGTAAAATCAAACTATAGAGACGGACTTTCAGCAATCGAGTTCTTCTTCCACGCAATGGGTGGACGAGAGGGACTCGTAGACACCGCAGTCAGAACACAGCAAAGCGGATACATGCAGCGAAGGCTCATCAACGCACTCGAACACATCAAACTTGAATACGACGGAACCGTAAGGGATCCTCACGGACACATCATACAGTTCCTGTACGGTGAAGACGGAATCGACGTATCAAAGTCCGACCACGGCGAGGCATTCAACATCAACAGACTGGTGGAATCTGAGACAATAGTCGACTCTGGCAAAAAGGCAACAAAGGAGGAATCAGAGGAACTTCTCAAGAAATTCACAAAGACGTTCAACCCAAGACTGACAAGTCTCGTGGAAGAGGGAATCTCACACTCAAAACTGAGCAGGGACGGAGTCGACAAGGTGCTCAAGAAGGCACTCGACTTGTACAACAAGGCAAAGGCAGAGCCAGGACAGGCAGTGGGAATCGTAACTGCACAGTCCATCGGTGAGCCAGGAACTCAGATGACACTTAGAACATTCCACTTTGCAGGAATCAGAGAGCGAAACGTAACACTCGGTCTTCCAAGACTCATCGAGCTGGTGGACGCAAGAAAGAAGCCGGTCACCCCGACAATGGACATCTACTTGGAGGAAAAATACAAAAAGTCAAGGGAGAAGGCAATCGAGGTAGCAAGAAACACGCTCCAGACAAAGGTCAGCGCACTAGTTGAAAGCGCGGACACCGACTACTCATCACAGATTACGATCGAGTTGAGCCCTGCAGCGCTAAGCCAGAGGGGATGCACAGTAGAAGAGGTGGAGGCAGCACTGGCATCGAACAAGAAATTCAAGTTCGAGACAAGCGGACACACACTCACACTCACACTCGCAGAGACATCCGATGCGCCGACAGTAATTGCAATTAGAAACAAGGTACTCAACGCAATAGTCAAAGGAGTTCCAGACATCACGCGAGTCACAGTCGCACAAAAGGACGAAGAATGGGTCATTCAGACAACCGGCTCCAACCTTGCAAAGGTGCTCGAGATTGACGGAATCGACAAGCGAAACGTCAGGACAAACAACGTCTTTGAGATTGCAGCAACACTTGGAATTGAGGCGGCAAGAAACGCGCTGATTAACGAACTATCTACAACACTGGAGGACCAGGGACTTGAGGTGGACTCTAGATACATCATGCTCGTAGCAGACATGATGTGCTCACGAGGATACCTGCAGCAAATCGGACGACACGGAATCGCAGGAACAAAGGACAGCGTCCTTGCAAGAGCCGCATTCGAAATCACAGTACCTACAATCGCAGAGGCAGCCCTGACCGGAGAGGTCGAGGAACTAAAGGGTGTGACTGAAAACGTCATAGTAGGCAGCAACATCCCTGTAGGCTCAGGAACAGTCGACCTGTTCATGCAAGTATCAAAGAACTAG